AcaggcaatatatatatatatatatatatatatatatatatatataccatatcACATGCATGCGTGCAGTGAACATAAGGAGCATGCAAGTAGTGTATATATTGCAAAGGAATTTAGGAAAAGGTCTCTTATTACAAGCATGGGTCGTAGAACTAGAAAGTGAGGCGCCTTAAAATGGTTATGAAAAATACAATCATGATTGAAAGATGGGCATGGCATTTACATTTTGGTTTGAACAGGTGCTGGTGGTGGGAGATGGAGATACTTAGTATGACGCGCCTGTGCAAATATTTTGGCAGAGCTTTTCTTGCGAAATTCGACATTCACAACCGCAACCGTCTTCCCAATGCGCAATGCCCTCCCTTCTATCTCTATTTCCTCCTGCATATTTTTGCATCTAtaatttccttttattcaacACACACAAATAAAACTAAATTAGGGAGAGAGAGGGGTACATTAGCGAAAGCAGCATCCAGTAAAGAGAGGGTAATCTCCACAGAAACACCGGTGGCAGTAAGTCCATAAGTGAGTATAACCGCGGAGCCAACCAGGTCCACCAGTGATGTTGTGGCTCCCCCATGAAACGTATTCCCTGggttcttttttttatttaaaaaaaaacacaattAAACCAATCAACCCcattaatttcaaaattaaaagaaaaagaattgaGAGAGAAAAGCAACCAGAAGTCGAACGGGGACTTTCATGGAGCAAAGCACTCGGCCACGTTCGATGGAGTCGAGGTGCAGACCAAGACCTTGCATCATGAAGTTTTCGAACATTCCTCCATTGCCATTGGCATAGCCATCCACACCTTTCTCCAGGTATTTCTTCGCTCTTTCCAACTCCATTCTTCCTCGCTATTCTCTAACTCATTTCATGCTGCTGCATCCCTTTTGCCTTTTTGTACCTGCAGCCGGCCATTCCATCCTAtataaattttatcgatttaattAAAAGTTAAACAATACCaaccaaattttatattttcaatgcTAAGCTTGCATCCATCCGTCGATTTTTGCAAAATTGGTTTAGCTTTCTAGTGGGTGAAACCCTACTAATAAAAATCTTCAATTATATCTATGTGACTATAGTTTAATAGTTACGGTTTTCTTGGATATGTATTTATATTGTCTTTTAATTGTACTAGTAATACTTTCTAAAAAAATTATAGTAAGTTATTctcctaattttaaaaaatattaaaatgtaaaaatttagtGAAAAATATTAGATTTCGTTTAAAATATGAATTCAACTTAAATTGTAATATTTAGAGGCTAagttcaatttatttttaattattaatatattatttatttattttatatattattatataatttaaataacatacaaattaaatatataatactaaaatgtaccaattaaaaaatatgttgtttttgtttaacttttaaaaataaaattattaaattaaaattagtataattttttataaaaataaacttaaaatagatTCAAATATGAGTGGATTTAGACAAAAATTAAGTTGAGTTGAATTTGATTAAGCATAAAgtgttttaatactaatttaatAAATTGTATCTTCAATATATTTTactgaattaatttttttaaaaatgagtAATTAAGTGGtaatacttttaaaataaaagcAAATTGGTAGAATCATCAAGTGTAATGAAAGCTAGAAATTCTTTTAGCATCCAAGGTGCTTTTAACATAGTAGTaattaagttataaattttgagaaattaaaatataattttataatgtattaatttataatatcatcatttaaaaaaattaaatatttttaaaaaatttaaatttaaagtataattttattatatataaatttataatttaataaattttaagagaattgaattataattttttattttaa
The Gossypium arboreum isolate Shixiya-1 chromosome 10, ASM2569848v2, whole genome shotgun sequence genome window above contains:
- the LOC108465819 gene encoding uncharacterized protein LOC108465819; translated protein: MELERAKKYLEKGVDGYANGNGGMFENFMMQGLGLHLDSIERGRVLCSMKVPVRLLNPGNTFHGGATTSLVDLVGSAVILTYGLTATGVSVEITLSLLDAAFANEEIEIEGRALRIGKTVAVVNVEFRKKSSAKIFAQARHTKYLHLPPPAPVQTKM